GAGAGGCATTCAGGCAGCGTGGCGCGCCAACCTCCCGCTTTCGCTACGGGCGGAAGTGGGTATGGCCTTATCACATGCGCACGTGTATTCCGGACGACGACGGGAACCAGGAGGCGATGTCGCACTCCTACTTCCTGCCTCAGCTAAGTGCTGTGCGCTGCAGAACGGAGTCGTCATGTCTCGATTCCGATCGGCTCTATCGTAGCCAGCAAGGGGCGTCCAACTAGGAATCATAAGCAGCATGAACGCCACAACTAACCTGTTCACTCCTTTCTCGAGTGAAATTCCTTCCTTGGCGACGGACAATGCAGTCGCCGCCGTAAACGACACAAGCAACGGAAGGCCCGAGGTGCTACGATTTCACGAGTACCCGCGACCCATTCTAACCGGTGGCTTCGTAGCTCTCATATTCATGGCCGTCTTCGGCGTGCTCTCCAACGCAGTCTCCATCGTGGCACTGCTGCGCTCGTCGAAGCTGCTCAAGAACGCGACCACGGCGCTCGTCTTGAACCTGTGCTTCACCGATCTTCTCTTTTCAGCACTGAGCACGCCGCTGGCTGCCACCGTCTTCTGGAACGCCGGCTGGGTGTACAGTGATGGTCTATGCGTGGCGTACGGAGTGAGCCGTTTCTTCAATACTGGCGCATCCATATTCACAGTCATGGCCATCAGCATCAACCGATACGTGATTATAGTGAAGCCCCGGCTGTATGGGCATGCCTTCACTGAAGGCAACAACCTGCTCATCGTGACCGTGACTTGGCTGCTGACGCTGTCTCTACTAATCTGGCCCACAGCCGGCATATGGGGCCAATTTGGCTGGGACGCCGAGATCGGCACTTGCAGTGTAGTCCCGAAGGACGGACGCAGCAGCAAGGCGTTTCTCTTCATGGTGGCATACTTTGTGCCGGCCACGTCTTTCGTCATATGCTACAGCCGCATCTACTGGATCGTGCGCACGACGCAGCGGAACCTACGCCAGTACAGCACGAACGAAAAGTCGGCGGCGTTCGTGACGCGGTTTTTCGCCAAGCGACAGAGAGGCGGGGCCACCGGCGAGCCGGTCTCGGAGGAGAAAGTCCAGCGCCAGCAACGTCGCATCGCTAAAGACTGGCGGCTGCTGAAGACGGTGTTCGCCATCTTCGTCGCATTCACACTTTGTTATCTGCCCCTGCTGGTGCTGAAGGCTTTCCGACTGCTCGACAACTACCCAGCCATCCAGGTATTCGCCTACCTGACATTCTACTTCTCGGGGTGCGTGAATCCCATCATATACATCTGCATGAGTCGCGAGTACCGGCAGGCATACAAGGAGCTCTGGCCGTGTGCCAAGAGCGCGGCACTCTCCGAGAGCACGGGAAGCCAGGAAACATCTGTGTGAAAGAAATTTCGTCCCTGTGAGACATACATGTATTGACTGACGTTTGGATTAACGCGCACATTATGCAAAATGTTATTTATCATGACTACTGGTCATTCTTTCTCATTCGCGCTTTCAGGGGTCCTGATCTCAGATTCCTCACGTAACGTACGTTTCCTACGTACTTGTGGAGATCATACCAAATTTTGAGACCAGACTAGCTGATGATGATCCTATAATAAGGCGCGCGACAATATCTACGGGGTATTGCATGCTACCTCGAGTCCTATAAACGCCTTCTTTATCGCTTGCCGCGATGTTGCTCCAGCTCTTGCGCGCGTCTTTTGCTGGCGCTTGGACATAAATTCCCACACAGAAAAAGCACCGAAACATAAGATTCAAAGTGATGCAGTTACTTTTTTTCGTTGTCTCGTTTTTACGTAACGGATTTCGGGCATTTATGTGAATCTGACTGTTCTTGCAGTTTGGCAAATCCCGCTGGTCAGATTAGCCACGACACGCGCACAAATAAACTGCGCACAGCGAGGACAGATGAAAGAAACAGTCAAAACGAAAACATCGTGTAGGATACTAACAGGTAATTTAATAAGATAATTTTTATTGGGACCTCTtgagaaagaaacaaatattcaCCGTAGTCGGCATCACTAGAAGCTCAGCCCTCCGAATGCTTCAATGAACGCATATGCAGAGCTCCTCTGCTTTCCTGTGGCTTCTCTTTATTTACTGAGTTCCTGCAGTAGGGATGCCAAAGGCACGTATGTGTAGCCAAATAAAAAGtaatgaagaaataaaatgtaTCAAGGAACCTGTATTCTGTTGGTTATTTCATATCTCTACTTCGTGTTGTCCCAATGCCGATGAAAATGATCACCTGGCAGTGCTTTGCGGTAATTCTATGTACAAGCTCTTACTGATTTTCATTTGAGAGCCGAGCATTACTCAGTGATCTACGCAACTGAATGAAGAATGGTAACGTTAAATATTGGGCTCGTTGGTTCAGAATGTTGGAAAGCATATAAAAGCACGGGGACTTGACCTTGTCCGTTCTTAGGCTTTTTCTTCGTTTAAGAAGTCGCGATGTTATAGTTTCTGCTTATTGAAAAGATGACACTAGGTTGGGCGTTTAAGGGGGGATGGTACTAATATCGGTGCTAACAAAAAATACTTCATTTCATAAAGAGTCGAATAGACATTTCAATAGACATGTCGAAGACTACGAGTGGTTGAAAAGTGGCACCACGATTACCTCACACCATTAAAAGCGGACACCCATCGATTTCAGGCAACGTCTCCGTCAAAAGcgctagaaagtggaaaaagcttgCTCTTCTACAATTAATGATGTGGCTTCATGTTTATTTCATTTTGCGGGGTTTCACATATTCATTGGAAATTGTACTACTGACCGTTGGCTTGCTTACGACGCTTGATTGCATATGAGCGATTTCGTTTATTGTACTTGAGACTTGCAAACTCCTTTAAGACTACCATAGCTTTGTTCGCATGCTACACTTCGAAAGCAAGGATACCCCGTTTCTCATTAAACCTTAATGAAAAAGCTTAAATTCGGCGGAAGCCGGTAAGTGACGCTACGCCGTAAGGGCGAGCCCAACGAAGATTGCTGGTGTCGTGCTCAATCGCTCAATAGCAAGTACAGCAACTGCCAGGAAGGATTCCCCAAAGGACGTCCATGTAAATTATGCTAGAAATTTTACCCCAGGTGGATTTCAGGCTCAGTGACTCAcaagaaaaaattaaaatgcgACTTATGGAAAAGACGAGTACTATCTCCGAAAGTGGCAAAGTTCATGCTGCCAGATTTCGCTCAACTGTTGTAATGCACCGATATATCTTGTTAACGAggtttgggagagagccttggccagctccgacctcgaggatcagcaacggctaattgcgagggcccaggacgctgCCCGAGCTCGaggcatcctggaatgaggacgcctctccaaagctgcattcacccaataaaaatgtttattctctctctctctggcgtgTGAGCGCCACTAAAGGCATCGCTTATGGAAAAAAATGTTCATACCGCAGAGATGGGCGTCTAACTTTTCCTTACCTCCTGTACCGTGGGAGAACGTGTCAGCAGAAACACGTGAGGCAAATTTGGCAAGGTGGCACGTGTAACTGCCTAATTCAAATAAAAGCGTCTGACTCATTGCATTGCtcaaagtaggggggggggggggagggcccaGGGAGGCTCGGCCGTCCCTCCTTTTCTTATAGGAGGGGCTCGaccctcaaccccccccccccccccgtggtgCCTTGTGCGGAGTAATTCTAAATCAAAATTTTCAATTAATGACCTAATTGCAATCAATCGGTTCATGTGACATGAGCAAAACCAGGAAAGCAAGTATTTTCTTACTGCTGTATGCATTTCCCCGAGACactgcacatgacagtcaccacacATGTTCgactaagattcttggcacagcttaTTTTTTTCCGAGTCAATTGAGCA
The sequence above is drawn from the Dermacentor andersoni chromosome 7, qqDerAnde1_hic_scaffold, whole genome shotgun sequence genome and encodes:
- the LOC126535605 gene encoding G-protein coupled receptor moody-like gives rise to the protein MNATTNLFTPFSSEIPSLATDNAVAAVNDTSNGRPEVLRFHEYPRPILTGGFVALIFMAVFGVLSNAVSIVALLRSSKLLKNATTALVLNLCFTDLLFSALSTPLAATVFWNAGWVYSDGLCVAYGVSRFFNTGASIFTVMAISINRYVIIVKPRLYGHAFTEGNNLLIVTVTWLLTLSLLIWPTAGIWGQFGWDAEIGTCSVVPKDGRSSKAFLFMVAYFVPATSFVICYSRIYWIVRTTQRNLRQYSTNEKSAAFVTRFFAKRQRGGATGEPVSEEKVQRQQRRIAKDWRLLKTVFAIFVAFTLCYLPLLVLKAFRLLDNYPAIQVFAYLTFYFSGCVNPIIYICMSREYRQAYKELWPCAKSAALSESTGSQETSV